A stretch of DNA from Mucilaginibacter daejeonensis:
AAGGCTAAAAACAGGCATTAAGGTAGAGCCTACTCCCCTTCCGGGTACTTGCGGAAGATGCTGTTGATGCGCATTTGTATCACCCCAAAAAAAGCTTCGCGGAAGATACGGGTCGACATTTTAGAGACGCCCTCGGTACGATCGGTAAAGATGATCGGTATCTCCACCACCTTAAATCCATGACGGATAGTGGTGTACTTCATCTCGATCTGGAAGGCGTAGCCCACAAATTTGATCTTATCCAAACGGATGGTCTCCAATACCTTGCGCTTATAGCACACAAAGCCAGCAGTAGCATCATGGATATCGATACCGGTGATCATGCGTACATATACCGATGCATAGTAGCTCATGAGTACGCGGTTCATGGGCCAGTTCACTACATTGACACCTTTCACGTAGCGCGACCCGATGGCCATATCGGCACCTTCAGCACAGGCCTCGCGCAAGCGTAACAGATCATCAGGGTTGTGTGAAAAGTCGGCATCCATCTCAAAAATGTAGTCGTACTGGTGCTTGATGGCCCACTTAAAGCCATGTATGTACGCCGTGCCTAATCCCTGCTTCCCCTTACGCTCCTCGATGTATAAACGTCCCGTGAACTCGTTCTGCAGGCTTTTAACGATACTGCCCGTGCCATCAGGTGATCCATCATCAATGATCAGTACATGCAGATCGTACGGCAATGAGAATACCTTGCGGATCATTCGCTCGATGTTCTCTTTTTCGTTATAAGTAGGGATGATGACTATGCTATCGGGCACGGTAAGTAATTAATGTACGAGTGGCAAAAGTACATATTTAAGCCTTTAAAAAACAAAAGCAGGAAAGTAACAACTTCCCTGCTTTAAGTTAAATTATGTTAAACGGTGTGGTTACAGGTTGGTGGTCTCGGCCACTAACTTGTTCTCGTCCTCAGTAACGTAATTGCGCTCTTTCAATCTTGGTGATACGAATAAGTAAACCACCAGGAAAACATTGATCAGCACCACGAAGAACCAGAAGTAGCTGGCTCCCTCGAAACGAGAGAAAAATCCGTGGTTAGAGATACTGCTATTCACGAACGCCACGAACATGTTACCTATAGCAACGGTAAGCAGCCAGATCGCAGACATGGTGCTCTTCATCGACTTTGGCGACTGGGTATAAGCGTACTCCAGACCGGTGATCGATACCAGCGTTTCTCCGGCAGATAGTACCATGTAAGCCAGTATCTGCCACCACACGGTCGGGTGTTGACCAGCATCGATCTTTTCCTGCAACAACGCGATGATCACGAACGATAAACCAGTAAGGAATAAACCTGCGCCAAAACGACGAAGCGGTGTTGTTTTGATACCGATCTTATCCAAGAATGGATACAAGCCATAGTTGAATATCGGAATGAACGACAGTAAGAAGATAGGGTTAGCCGTTTGGATCTGCTCAGGCAGTAGCTTGTAACCGAACATGGTCAGGTCAAGCTTAGTGGCCTGCAATACCCATTCGGATAAGCTTTGGTCCCACATGGCCCAAAACACCGGTACGAAAGCGAAAACGGCCATTACTCGCCAAACCGCTTTCATGCCTTCTACCTTTTCAGGATCGAACTTTTCTTTGGCTACGTCAAGCAACGACTGCCCTTTTTGTTTTTTGCCCATGTTGAATAAGGCATACAGCGATATAAAGACAAAGTTATTCTTGTTGACCCCTTGTGGAGGCAGCCTTACATATTTTTTACGACCTGTGAAAAAGATGATGGTAGCTAACGCCATTAGCACACCTGGGATACCGAACGCCCACTGCGCGCCATAGTGTTTATAAATGTAAGGGATGGCGATGGTTGATAGCACAGAACCAGAGTTGATGGCAAAGTAGAACCATCCATAAACCTTTGACAAAAGGCTTTGATTGGTCTTATCGAACTGATCACCAACGTTGGCCGATACGCATGACTTGATACCGCCCGCACCGATCGCGATCAGGATAAGGCCATATCTGAACCCGGTAAGGTCAGTATCAAAAAGTGCCAGGCACAAGTGCCCTAAGCAGTAAATGATAGACACATAAAGGATCACTTTGTATTTACCAAAGAACCAGTCGGCAGCCAGCGCACCAACGAATGGTAAGGCGTAAGCCAATGACACAAAGAAGTGCGTGCTCTCGTTGGCCTGAGCCTCGGCTACTGTTTGTAAAGCTGGATTTGCTGTTGGGTTGAAGAACTGAGCCACCAGGAAAGTGGCAAGTATGGAACGCATACCATAGAAACTGAAACGTTCGGCGGCCTCGTTGCCTATGATGTAAGGTATGCTTTTGGGATATTTAGGGTTTACGTTCTCGGTATCAATTGTTAACGGATCTTGAACCATAGTTTAAATTAAAAAATTTTTCTAAAATAGCATTTATATCTCAAACCCGAATTTTGTGTTGAAACATTTACCATCCCCGATACAAAAATGAAGTTATCGTGAAGAAAAGAAAACTGGTCAATTAGATGCTTGAAGCTCATGTATAACAACACTTCGCTCAAATTCAGTACGATAAAAAAGTGGGTCGAAAGATCCTGTTCAGCCGATCTGTCCACAGATCAAGGCAAATAAAATTTTGACCGAGAGTACAACGGGTGCAGAAGATCAGTTACGACGACGGGGCTTCACGGTATTCCTGCGTTCGATCTTGGGGTCGGTCACGCCTTCGTCCTCAGGCATGGGTATGTTGCGCATATCCAGGCCTTCTTTGAACTTCCACTTGCCACCCGTCATCTGGTATCCATCGTAGCTCAGATCCCCACCGTACATCTCGGGCGACATCTGCGCTTTGCCGTCGGGTGCGGCCAGGTGATCAAAAACGATGAGGTTCTGCTCGGGCACATAGCGTAACAACATTGACGCCTGTCGGCTGTATTCAAATACTACGCGATCGCGCATGCGTTTATTACCCGTAAAAACCGGCATACCAAAAACAGGAGCATTGTTCTTGAAGGACAGCACTTCGATCACCTTTTTGGTGGTTTTTACGTTATTCCCTTTCCAGCCTAAGAGCACATAATAAGGGTTAGTGCCAGCTACGTGGATGATCTTGTAGTATTGGGCACCCAGCCATTTTTTGTTATCGGTTATCGTGTCCTCTGCACTATTGATGAATGGTGTTTGATCCTCCAGAGGGTGTAACAGAAGCTTTCCGCCGGTGTTCATCTGTATGGCACCGTAAAAACGGTAACTGCCATCCTCATTCATCACGAACCAACTAAAGATCCTGAATTTATTATCAGGCGACCGCATGATGCTGATCGTCTTCAACGAATCGAAGTTGTAGGCGTAAGAGTTGGGGATCTTCAGGGTGCTTACCAGCGTACGGATGAAGGTGTAATTGGCATTCTTGCGTTCCACATCGCTCTCGTTGTTAACCACCTGCCTGCCCAGTTTGATCAGGCTATCCTGCATGGGCCGCAGTTTGGCCAGCTGATCAGGACTGTTAAAGCGCTGACCGAACGCGGTGCCGCAAACCGTACACCATAACATCACACATATAATAACAACTCGATACATAGGCATTGGTGGCGAAGTATGCTATCAAAAAACGATAATACAACTTATTTTGTTGCAATTAACGTTATTATTGTAAGCAAAGTGGGCGCGCAGTGCTGTCGCCTCCTGTTTACGAAAATCATATGCGTTAAATGGCGATCATTAGTATATCACGTACCAAAGCTTTATTACGTAAATACGCGGTAAGCGTAAAGTTCATTATCATACTTTTGAGCGTATTTCTTATCATCCTGGCATTGCCCAAGCAGGTAAAGTTCAGGTATGAGTTCGAGAAAGGCCGGGTATGGAACCAAAAGGAACTTTTAGCGCCTTACAACTTCGCCATTTTAAAGACCAACGCTGAGCTCGAACGTGATCAGTCGGCAGCTTTACAAAGCGTATCCCCTATTTACCAACTGCGCGCCGATGTACAATTACAGCAGTTAGAAGGCTTTGCTAACGACCTCAATATCAAATGGGCAGGTTCAGGCTTGCCGGAGAAGCAACGGGCCCGGTACCTGGAGATCGGTCGTGCGTTACTGAACCATGTTTATGCCATAGGCATCCTTACACCGGGCATTAAAGACCTGCCCGCCACCGAGGACTACAATATTACGGTGGTGAACAAGAACGTATCGGCCAACAAGAACACCTCGGGCCTGTACACCAAAGAGAAAGCGATAGTTTACTTTGAGCAGGAGCTAAACCTGACCAATGTAGATAAGGCGTTTATGCTTGACCTGCTCCAGAACCGGCTGCAGAACAACCTGATATACGACGACAAGCTTACTGCCCGCATCAAGCGCGACGCCCTGAGTGGAGTATCGACCACGCAGGGCATGGTACAAAAGGACGAGGTGATCGTGGCAAAAGGCACCGTGATCAATGATGAGATATACCAGAAGCTCCTCTCGTACAAAAAATACTTTGAGGACAGCGCCCGGGTGAACGGCAACCGCAAAATGGTGTTCCTGGGTCAGTTCCTGCTCGTATCACTGACCGTGACGCTGCTAATCGTTTTCCTGTACCTCTTCCGTAAAGATATTTACCAGGACAATCGTTTGGTGGGGCTGATCATGCTGGTGATCACGGCCATGCTCGGTACTCTTTCATGGGCGATCAGCCAGCAGCTGCCTAACCTGTATTACATCCCCTACTGCATCGTACCGATCATCATCCGCATCCTGTTCGATACCAGGCTGGCGCTTAACATTCACCTGCTGGTGATCATGATCGCCGGTTTCTATGTGCCTAATAGCTTTGAGTTCGCTTTTTACGAGATCACTGCTGGTATGGTATCGATCTACAGTATCAAGAACTTGCTGCGTCGCGGCCAGTTCCTCACCTCGGCGGCTATCATCACCATCACCTATCTGATCTCGTTCCTGGGTATCAGCTTTATCCGCGAGGGCGACCTGAACAGCATCGAATGGGCAGAGTTCTTTCCATTCGTGGTGAGCGTGATGCTTACCCTGCTGGCCTATCCACTGATCTACGCATTCGAGAAACTGTTCCGTATCACCTCCGATCTTACTCTCATTGAGCTGACCAATACCAACGCGGCCATACTGCGGGAATTAGCCTTTAAGGCTCCCGGAACGTTTCAGCACTCGTTACAGGTGGCTAACCTGGCCGAGAACGCGATATACAGCATTGGTGGTAATGCCCTACTCGTACGTGCGGGCGCCCTGTACCACGACATTGGCAAGATGGAGAACCCTTTATACTTCATCGAGAACCAAACGGCCGGCTTTAACCCTCACGACAAGCTCTCTTACGAAGAGAGCGCACAAATCATCATCAGGCACGTGCGTAAAGGCGTAGAAATGGCAGAGAAAGCGAACCTGCCAGAGACGCTCATCAATTTTATACGCACCCACCATGGCAATACCCGGGTGGACTACTTTTATCAATCTTTTCTCAAGAATTTTCCAGAAAAGTTCATCGATGAGAACATTTTCAGGTATCCTGGACCTATTCCTTTTTCAAAAGAAACGGGTGTATTGATGCTGGCAGACTCTGTTGAAGCGGCATCACGTTCACTCAAAGAGCCCGACGCCGGATCGATCAGCGACCTGGTCGATCGCATCGTAAATTACAAGTTGAACCAGAATCAACTGAAAGACAGCGACATCACTTTAAAAGAGATCGAGACCATCAAAACTATATTTAAACGCATGCTGATGAGCATTTATCACGTACGAATAGATTATTAGAAATAGGTGAAATATTTTTTTGACGGATAGCTTGAATTACTATATTTGCAATCCCAAACGGGGAACATAGTTACTTTAAACGGTGAGGTGCCTGAGAGGCCGAAAGGATCAGTTTGCTAAACTGACGTACGGGAAACTGTACCGAGGGTTCGAATCCCTCCCTCACCGCAAATAACATGTCAAAGTTTTGAAAAACGCCTCAGATCATACGATCTGGGGCGTTTTTGCTTTATAGCCACCTCATTTCAACGCAATTCATCTCAATCGAAGCGAGACCTCTTGCGAGACCTATTGGTCCCTTCGTAAATTAGGTCTCGCTGAACCGCTAAAAGTTTAATTATTAATCTTTAATCGTTAAAGCGATGATCAGAACAGTTTGTATCAACTTCGCGTTGAAAAAGAGCAAAACACTTAAAGACGGTACGGCCCCGGTTTATTTGAGATTGACCGTAGCAGGAGAACGTGTTGAATTTACCACACGCCGGTACATCAGGCCGGAGCGCTGGAATGCCGACCAGCAAAAGATGACCGGCACAAATGAAGAAGCTCGTGTGTTTAACCATTACCTCAAAACCCTTGAACAGCAGGTTTATGATGAGCACAGAAAAATGATGGATGCAAATGCCAACATTTGTGTGGAAGATCTCAAAAACAGATTGCTTGGCAAGGAGCAAAAGGAAAGGCAAAAGATGCTGATCCCCATCTTCAAGGAACACAATAAGCGTCTGCAACTCCTCATCGGAAAAGAATATTCCCAGGGAACGTTGACCATCTTTGAAACCACCTTCAGGCATGTAACTGAATTTATTCTGTGGCAATACCGGAAAGCTGATATAGACATCAAAGCTGTTGATCACGAGTTTATCACATCCTTTGATTTCTATCTGCGGTCAGAATGTAATTGTGCGAATAATACTACGGTCAAATATGTCAAGAACTTTAAGAAGATCATCAGGCTGTGTATAGCGAATGGCTGGCTGGACAAAGATCCGTTCGTTAACTACAAGCCAAAAGTAAAAGAGGTAGTTAGAGATTTTTTGACCAAAGATGAAATTCAAGCAATGGCAGATGCTAAGCTGGTTACCAATCGGGTTAGACAAGTGAGGGATATCTTCCTATTCAGTTGTTTTACCGGGTTAGCGTACGCAGATGTGAAGAAGCTTAAAAGGTCTGAGATCATCAAAGGTATTGATGGGCAACAATGGATTTTTACTTCACGTAAGAAAACAGACACCACATCCCGGATCCCCTTATTACCAACCGCATTGAGGATATTAGAAAAGTATGAGGATAATCCAGAATGCTTGCACAACGATAAAGCATTACCTGTCCTGTCTAATCAGAAAATGAACAGCTATTTAAAAGAAATTGCTGATACGATCGGTATCAACAAGGAATTGACCTTTCATATTGCCAGGCACACTTTCGCTACGGTGGTGACCCTTTCAAACGGCGTATCTATAGAAAGTGTTTCCAAAATGCTTGGTCACCGTAATATTCGCACTACCCAACATTACGCAAAAATTTTAGACGCGAAGGTAAGCGAGGACATGACTGCTTTAAAACAGAAGCTGATAATAAATGAAAATAAATTGTCAAACATTGAAATGGCATAAAAGTCTGCGGTACTCTAACTATTAAACAAAGTATCCGATAAAAATATAAAAAATGCACGAAATGTGCAAAATTTATCTTTTTATCATTCTTGTTAAAGTTTTTTATGTAGCTTTGACAAAAATTGTTATATGTTAATATCATTCGCAGTAACCAATTTTCGATCCATTCGTGAGCGCATGGAAATAAACACGCTCAAAACAGGGTCGAAAGGACTGGTATCGAATTATTTCAAAGCTTCAGGGAAAAGGCAGATGTTAAAGTCTGCTGTATTATATGGGCCGAACGCGTCAGGTAAGTCTGGTTTCTTAACTGCGTTTAATGCTTTACGATATTTGGTCAACGAATCAGCCGGCTTTAAAGTTGATGAAAGCATTGCTCCATACGAGCCTCACCGCCTTGAAAAAAGCTATATTTCGATGCCAACGACATTGGAAATCAGTTTCATCAATAGATGGCAATATGATTATATCATAGTATTTAATGATGAGCAAATTTTACAGGAAGAATTACACTACTATCCTGGTACTGCAAAAAGTCTACTGTATTCGCGATTCGCTGGCAAGGAAATAAAATTTGGGGACTATTTCAAAGGGCCTAAAAAGACGCTTGAAAAAATCACTTCTTCAAATCAACTTCTGTTATCTAAAGCTGCTGAGAATAATGCCGAAGAGGTACTGTTAACAGCGTTTAGGTTTTTTACATCCAAACTCAGGGCATATCCTGTAATGGAAGTGTTCCATGAGCACAATTTAACCTCATTTTATGCGAAGCGGTTAGCTGAAGATAAGGAAAAGGCCTTTACAAAACGTTTCAATGCCATGATTTGCGCACTTGATACGGGTATCAGTTCCGTATCCGTCGAAGAGGTTGATTGGAATAACTATAAGTTTCCCGGAAATATGCCAGACGAAATAAAAAAACAGTTTCAGGAAGACTATAAATACGACATTAAAACGCAGCATTTTGTATTTGACAAAACTGAAAAAATCGGATTTGAATCATTTGATATCAGACAGGAATCTGCTGGCACCCAAAGCCTTTTTGCGATTGGCGGGATCATTTTGGACGCACTGAATCATGGAAGGGTATTAATTATCGATGAGTTCGAGAAGAACTTGCATCCCAACATAACCGGCTTTCTAATTCAGTTATTCCATAACCCTGTAATCAATAAAAACAATGCGCAGTTGATATTCGCCACACATGATATTACTCAACTATCAAATGACAGGTTTAGAAGAGATCAGGTTTGGTTTACACAGAAGAACGAATTTGGTGCAACCTCGCTTTACAGGTGCTCAGATATTGAGGGAATACGTTTAGGGACGCCGTTGGACAAATGGTACGCTTCAGGCAGATTTGGCGCAACACCAATCATCCACGATGCAGATTTTTTAATTGAAATGCAGTCTGATGAGGTTTAAGGTCAATAAGAGAATTTTGATTTTGTGCGAAGGGGTTACAGAATACCTTTATGCAAAAACACTCCAGTCGGAGCTGCCGCGCACTTTGCAGCAGTCTATTTCCGTGGAGGTCTTTTATTCGACCAAGAATGATCCTAAACAGCTAGTTAATGAAGCCCATCGCCGCCTGAAAGCAGCGGTAAAAGAAAGAAACCCGTACGATACAGTTTGGTTATTTTTCGACAAAGATCAATGGCCTGATCTTGAGAGTACATTTAGACAAATTGAAAGGGATAATTTTGAGGTTGCCTATTCCTCCATAGCTATAGAGCACTGGTTTATATTGCATTTTGAGCATCGTGGCAGAGCATTTCAAACAGGGGAAGAAGCATTGCGGCACCTTACCCGACTATGGCCGGAGTACCATAAAACTAAACTCAATCACTATAAACATTTGAAAGAAAGGTTAGCGCTTGCAATGGAACGGGCT
This window harbors:
- a CDS encoding polyprenol monophosphomannose synthase — protein: MPDSIVIIPTYNEKENIERMIRKVFSLPYDLHVLIIDDGSPDGTGSIVKSLQNEFTGRLYIEERKGKQGLGTAYIHGFKWAIKHQYDYIFEMDADFSHNPDDLLRLREACAEGADMAIGSRYVKGVNVVNWPMNRVLMSYYASVYVRMITGIDIHDATAGFVCYKRKVLETIRLDKIKFVGYAFQIEMKYTTIRHGFKVVEIPIIFTDRTEGVSKMSTRIFREAFFGVIQMRINSIFRKYPEGE
- a CDS encoding POT family MFS transporter yields the protein MVQDPLTIDTENVNPKYPKSIPYIIGNEAAERFSFYGMRSILATFLVAQFFNPTANPALQTVAEAQANESTHFFVSLAYALPFVGALAADWFFGKYKVILYVSIIYCLGHLCLALFDTDLTGFRYGLILIAIGAGGIKSCVSANVGDQFDKTNQSLLSKVYGWFYFAINSGSVLSTIAIPYIYKHYGAQWAFGIPGVLMALATIIFFTGRKKYVRLPPQGVNKNNFVFISLYALFNMGKKQKGQSLLDVAKEKFDPEKVEGMKAVWRVMAVFAFVPVFWAMWDQSLSEWVLQATKLDLTMFGYKLLPEQIQTANPIFLLSFIPIFNYGLYPFLDKIGIKTTPLRRFGAGLFLTGLSFVIIALLQEKIDAGQHPTVWWQILAYMVLSAGETLVSITGLEYAYTQSPKSMKSTMSAIWLLTVAIGNMFVAFVNSSISNHGFFSRFEGASYFWFFVVLINVFLVVYLFVSPRLKERNYVTEDENKLVAETTNL
- a CDS encoding HD family phosphohydrolase, with translation MAIISISRTKALLRKYAVSVKFIIILLSVFLIILALPKQVKFRYEFEKGRVWNQKELLAPYNFAILKTNAELERDQSAALQSVSPIYQLRADVQLQQLEGFANDLNIKWAGSGLPEKQRARYLEIGRALLNHVYAIGILTPGIKDLPATEDYNITVVNKNVSANKNTSGLYTKEKAIVYFEQELNLTNVDKAFMLDLLQNRLQNNLIYDDKLTARIKRDALSGVSTTQGMVQKDEVIVAKGTVINDEIYQKLLSYKKYFEDSARVNGNRKMVFLGQFLLVSLTVTLLIVFLYLFRKDIYQDNRLVGLIMLVITAMLGTLSWAISQQLPNLYYIPYCIVPIIIRILFDTRLALNIHLLVIMIAGFYVPNSFEFAFYEITAGMVSIYSIKNLLRRGQFLTSAAIITITYLISFLGISFIREGDLNSIEWAEFFPFVVSVMLTLLAYPLIYAFEKLFRITSDLTLIELTNTNAAILRELAFKAPGTFQHSLQVANLAENAIYSIGGNALLVRAGALYHDIGKMENPLYFIENQTAGFNPHDKLSYEESAQIIIRHVRKGVEMAEKANLPETLINFIRTHHGNTRVDYFYQSFLKNFPEKFIDENIFRYPGPIPFSKETGVLMLADSVEAASRSLKEPDAGSISDLVDRIVNYKLNQNQLKDSDITLKEIETIKTIFKRMLMSIYHVRIDY
- a CDS encoding site-specific integrase, translating into MIRTVCINFALKKSKTLKDGTAPVYLRLTVAGERVEFTTRRYIRPERWNADQQKMTGTNEEARVFNHYLKTLEQQVYDEHRKMMDANANICVEDLKNRLLGKEQKERQKMLIPIFKEHNKRLQLLIGKEYSQGTLTIFETTFRHVTEFILWQYRKADIDIKAVDHEFITSFDFYLRSECNCANNTTVKYVKNFKKIIRLCIANGWLDKDPFVNYKPKVKEVVRDFLTKDEIQAMADAKLVTNRVRQVRDIFLFSCFTGLAYADVKKLKRSEIIKGIDGQQWIFTSRKKTDTTSRIPLLPTALRILEKYEDNPECLHNDKALPVLSNQKMNSYLKEIADTIGINKELTFHIARHTFATVVTLSNGVSIESVSKMLGHRNIRTTQHYAKILDAKVSEDMTALKQKLIINENKLSNIEMA
- a CDS encoding AAA family ATPase, yielding MLISFAVTNFRSIRERMEINTLKTGSKGLVSNYFKASGKRQMLKSAVLYGPNASGKSGFLTAFNALRYLVNESAGFKVDESIAPYEPHRLEKSYISMPTTLEISFINRWQYDYIIVFNDEQILQEELHYYPGTAKSLLYSRFAGKEIKFGDYFKGPKKTLEKITSSNQLLLSKAAENNAEEVLLTAFRFFTSKLRAYPVMEVFHEHNLTSFYAKRLAEDKEKAFTKRFNAMICALDTGISSVSVEEVDWNNYKFPGNMPDEIKKQFQEDYKYDIKTQHFVFDKTEKIGFESFDIRQESAGTQSLFAIGGIILDALNHGRVLIIDEFEKNLHPNITGFLIQLFHNPVINKNNAQLIFATHDITQLSNDRFRRDQVWFTQKNEFGATSLYRCSDIEGIRLGTPLDKWYASGRFGATPIIHDADFLIEMQSDEV
- a CDS encoding RloB family protein; the encoded protein is MRFKVNKRILILCEGVTEYLYAKTLQSELPRTLQQSISVEVFYSTKNDPKQLVNEAHRRLKAAVKERNPYDTVWLFFDKDQWPDLESTFRQIERDNFEVAYSSIAIEHWFILHFEHRGRAFQTGEEALRHLTRLWPEYHKTKLNHYKHLKERLALAMERAKMINRQQDGETPIHVRNPFFTVQRLVDFFENLKEEGT